TTGTCTTTGGTCTGGTACGGTAACCCCAATAAATTGGTCTCCTTCGGCGTATTCTCCTTTATTCGCTTTAAAATATTTAAGACTAAATGTAGCCCTTTGCTCATCGGATAAATCTTTGAGAGCTTGTTTAATTTCTTGTAAAATCATTTTGCAAATGTAGTAGATTATAGGATACATTCATTTAAAAAAAATAATGACTATATTTGTTCTGTCAATGAGTAAAAAAATCCACATATTGTTTTTATTGTTGTGTTTAGGTATTTTTATTTTTCCTAAGCAGAACGGTTATGCAAGTATGACGAAAGTGGTGCAAGTAGAGTCTTCTAACTGTTGTGGAGAGGAGCATTCTAAGGAGTGTTGTTCTACTCATTCTAAAGGAGAAAATCAGCATCAAAATCCTTGTGGAACAGATTGTAATAAATGCCCTAATGTTTATTCATTTAATCAATTAGTCTATTCCTTGGATACCACTCAATGGGTGGCTTTATGTCATTTAAAATTTCATAAAAAACCAAATACTCATTATTTCAGATTTATTCCTACTAAGCCTTTAGTAGAGATTTGGCAACCACCCAAAATAGGTTAATTTATAGGTGTTTTTTAGGTAAGATAATCCTAAAAATAGCAGTTAAAATATCGTTTTGTTAAATAATGAAATGATAATGTTTCGTATAAATTAAACCTAAAATCAATGAAAAATAGATTAAAAGGAGCAATGCTAATTGTTCTAATATTGGTGTTTGCAAATCATATAAAAGCACAAATTCAAAACCCAAAGACAGAAACTGCCATAGTATTAGGTAACTGTGGTATGTGTAAGGCAACCATAGAAAAAGCAGCTAATGAGGAAAATGTAGTGGAAGCCGTTTGGGATAAAGAAAAGAAAATCCTTACTTATACTTATGATTCTAAAAAGACTTCAAAAGAAAAAATTCTCAAAAAAATAGCAGAAGTAGGATATGATAATGAGTTGTATAGAGCAGATGAGGATACTTATAAGAAACTCCCTCAATGCTGTTTATACACTAGACGACTTTCTGATACTACACCAAAATCTGAGGAAGATTCTATTCAAAAAGAAGACCACCACCACGACCATCATCAAAAAGCGAAGCAAATAGATGAGGTGGTGGTTACCAAAGTAGGAGAGGCTACATCACTAAATAAAAAAGAGGTGGGTTTAACGTTTAATATTTCTTCTAAAGAGCTTCTAAAAGCCGCTTGTTGTAATCTCTCCGAAAGTTTTGAAACTAATGCAACGGTAGATGTGGCTTTTACCAACGCTGTAACAGGGACAAAACAACTTAGAATGTTAGGTTTGGAGCAAAAATATACCAGCCTTACCAAGGAACTTTTGCTCGAAATAAGAGGGCTAGCGACTGCTTATGGGCTTAATTTTATTCCAGGTAGATGGATTGGTGGCATACAGCTTACCAAAGGTGGGAGTACAGTGGTTAGTGGCTACGAGGGCATTACGGGGCAAATTAACACAGAGCTAGTTAAGTTTAACCAAAAACCAAAAACAGAGCTTAATTTTTTTGCTGATGAAAATGGGCGTACAGAGTTTAACCTCGTTAATACTTCGTTGCTTTCTGAACAATGGAATCAGTCTATTTTAGTTCATGCTAATGGAACTTTCCCAGAAATGGACAGAAATAAAGATGGATTTTTAGACCAACCTAAAGGTCATCAACTTAATGTAACTTATCTATTGAATTATAATGATTTAGACCATACAGGCTGGGGGAATCATTTAGGAATGAATCTAGTTAAAGATGAAAGAAAGGCTGGACAGGTTGGTTATGATTGGACAAAAACTCAAGACCAACAAAATCTTTACGGTGTAGGTGTTGATATTTCTAGGTTCCAAATTTGGAATAAAACAGGTTATGTTTTTAAAGGAAAGCCTTATCAAAGCTTAGGATTTATCAATCAGTTTACCTATCATCAACAGGATAGCTTTTTCGGAAAGAGAACTTATTTTGGAAAACAGCAATCTTTCTATTCCAATTTAATTTTTGAAAGTATTATTGGAAATACCAATCATAAATATAAAGTGGGAGGGAGCTTTTTGTATGATGCTTATGATGAAGATTATTTAGCTCAAAATTTTATGAGAACGGAGCGAGTGGCAGGGGCATTTGCAGAATATACACTCACGGGAGCAGCTTATACTTTGGTGGCAGGATTGAGGTCTGATTTCCATAATTTGGCAGGGACACAACTTTCTCCTAGATTGAATTTTAAGTATGATATTAACGATAAAACCATTGTAAGGCTAAGTGTAGGGAGAGGATTTAGAACGGCTAATATCTTTGCAGAAAATCAAAACTTTTTTGCCTCTAATAGGGCAATAGAGGTGCTGAATCCTAACGGAAAAGTTTACGGACTTTCTCCAGAAATAGCGTGGAATTATGGACTAAGTTTGCAGAAAGAGTTTAAACTTTTTAAGAGAAAGGCTTCATGGGTAACAGATGTTTTTCGCACCGATTTTCAAAATCAAGTAATAGTAGATTTAGACCATTCTCCTCAAAAGATGCTTTTTTATAATTTAGAAGGCAAGTCTAGGGCATTGGCTTTCCAAACGCAGTTGGATTTTAGCCCAGTGAACAGATTAGATTTTAGGCTAGCTTATAAGTATTATGATGTATGGGCGGATTACCTAGGGGGAAGAAGAGATGTGCCATTTACCGCAAAACACAGAGGTTTTGTCAATATGGCGTATTCTACTACAAAAAATAGCAAACAGACTTACTGGAATTTAGATGCAACTTTGCAGTGGATAGGCGCTCAAAGATTGCCTAATACTTACCAAAATATAGAAGAATATCAAACGAAAGTGTTTACAAAGCCTTATGTTCTACTTAATGCTCAAATATCAAGATTTTTTAATCGTAATATTAGATTGTATTTAGGAGCAGAAAATTTGACTTCTTACACACAAGAACGCCCAGTCATAGATGCTAAAAATCCTTTTAGTAATTATTTTGATGGTGGAATGATTTATGCGCCAATTATGCCTGTCAACTTTTATACAGGTATAGATGTGAGTTTTTAATTTAATATGCTTAGCATAATAAAATCATCTTTTTTTTTTTTGCAAAGAATTAAAATGAAGAATATTTTCGTATTGTAACAA
This Riemerella anatipestifer DNA region includes the following protein-coding sequences:
- a CDS encoding TonB-dependent receptor domain-containing protein, with the protein product MKNRLKGAMLIVLILVFANHIKAQIQNPKTETAIVLGNCGMCKATIEKAANEENVVEAVWDKEKKILTYTYDSKKTSKEKILKKIAEVGYDNELYRADEDTYKKLPQCCLYTRRLSDTTPKSEEDSIQKEDHHHDHHQKAKQIDEVVVTKVGEATSLNKKEVGLTFNISSKELLKAACCNLSESFETNATVDVAFTNAVTGTKQLRMLGLEQKYTSLTKELLLEIRGLATAYGLNFIPGRWIGGIQLTKGGSTVVSGYEGITGQINTELVKFNQKPKTELNFFADENGRTEFNLVNTSLLSEQWNQSILVHANGTFPEMDRNKDGFLDQPKGHQLNVTYLLNYNDLDHTGWGNHLGMNLVKDERKAGQVGYDWTKTQDQQNLYGVGVDISRFQIWNKTGYVFKGKPYQSLGFINQFTYHQQDSFFGKRTYFGKQQSFYSNLIFESIIGNTNHKYKVGGSFLYDAYDEDYLAQNFMRTERVAGAFAEYTLTGAAYTLVAGLRSDFHNLAGTQLSPRLNFKYDINDKTIVRLSVGRGFRTANIFAENQNFFASNRAIEVLNPNGKVYGLSPEIAWNYGLSLQKEFKLFKRKASWVTDVFRTDFQNQVIVDLDHSPQKMLFYNLEGKSRALAFQTQLDFSPVNRLDFRLAYKYYDVWADYLGGRRDVPFTAKHRGFVNMAYSTTKNSKQTYWNLDATLQWIGAQRLPNTYQNIEEYQTKVFTKPYVLLNAQISRFFNRNIRLYLGAENLTSYTQERPVIDAKNPFSNYFDGGMIYAPIMPVNFYTGIDVSF